Proteins found in one Sulfurimonas sp. genomic segment:
- the hslV gene encoding ATP-dependent protease subunit HslV: MFDATTILAYKGKNKAVIGGDGQVTFGNSILKGNATKIRKLHHGKILAGFAGSTADAFNLFDMFEEFLEDKKGDILKSVIEFSKAWRKDKVLRRLEAMMIVLNKDHIFILTGNGDVVEPEDGEIASIGSGGNFAISAARALKKHADMDEEDLVKESLMIAGELCIYTNQNIKTLTLED, from the coding sequence ATGTTTGACGCTACTACGATACTTGCTTATAAGGGTAAAAACAAAGCTGTTATAGGCGGTGACGGTCAAGTAACATTTGGCAATTCCATACTAAAAGGCAACGCTACTAAAATCAGAAAACTTCATCATGGAAAGATACTTGCAGGTTTTGCAGGTAGCACGGCTGATGCATTCAACCTTTTTGATATGTTTGAAGAGTTTTTAGAAGATAAAAAAGGTGATATTTTAAAAAGCGTTATCGAATTTTCAAAAGCTTGGAGAAAAGATAAAGTACTGCGCCGTTTAGAAGCTATGATGATCGTTTTAAATAAAGATCATATTTTTATACTTACAGGTAACGGTGATGTAGTTGAACCTGAAGATGGAGAGATCGCATCTATAGGAAGCGGTGGAAACTTTGCAATTTCAGCTGCACGCGCACTTAAAAAGCATGCCGATATGGATGAAGAAGATTTAGTAAAAGAATCTTTAATGATCGCAGGTGAGCTTTGTATATACACAAACCAAAATATAAAAACATTAACTTTAGAGGACTAG
- a CDS encoding MFS transporter produces MKQYLHLLKSHKVFRRLSIIQLIAYFGAWFSNVAIYTLLIELEADPKIIAFVAMLHFLAGVVQAPISGSIIDSVKPKKLMLILIGFEIISTFLLIFIDNINDLTFLYVLIFIKMAAASFYFTTEMSLLPKILDGSKLQRANELHSIIWSLSYTLGMAVSGFFVYWMGIKAAFILDAFMFVVAFLLLYTLKVDIEVIRVKERLLDMMSGTFKYLKKYPHAMHLMFVHSFIGLTAFDALVALMVDHYYANIIAASLALGLLHATRAVGLVFGPILLGKFTNNRYLTYIFIAQGIAIWFWAYMMENFYLSLLASLFVGFFSTTLWSYTYTLLQKNIDEKYYGRIVAYNDMLFLTTAAFTSYMTGFLIESGITLEGVAVIMGVGFILGGLYFKWVVKTHNIKEIN; encoded by the coding sequence ATGAAACAATATTTACATCTACTTAAAAGCCATAAAGTTTTTAGACGTTTATCAATTATCCAGCTTATAGCCTATTTTGGCGCATGGTTTAGCAATGTAGCCATATATACTTTACTGATAGAACTTGAAGCTGATCCTAAAATTATTGCATTTGTCGCAATGCTGCATTTTTTAGCAGGTGTAGTTCAGGCTCCAATTTCAGGTTCAATAATTGATAGTGTTAAACCAAAAAAACTTATGTTGATTTTGATAGGTTTTGAGATAATTTCTACATTTTTATTAATTTTTATAGATAATATTAATGACTTAACTTTTTTGTATGTGTTAATTTTTATAAAAATGGCAGCTGCGAGTTTTTATTTCACTACAGAGATGTCATTGTTGCCAAAAATACTAGATGGTTCAAAACTGCAGCGTGCAAATGAGCTTCATTCGATCATTTGGTCATTATCTTATACGTTAGGCATGGCAGTAAGTGGGTTTTTCGTTTACTGGATGGGAATAAAAGCAGCTTTTATACTGGATGCTTTTATGTTTGTTGTAGCTTTTTTATTGCTTTATACACTTAAGGTTGATATAGAAGTTATAAGGGTAAAAGAGAGACTTTTAGATATGATGAGCGGAACGTTTAAGTATCTTAAAAAATACCCGCATGCTATGCACTTGATGTTTGTTCACTCGTTTATAGGACTTACTGCATTTGACGCACTTGTTGCACTTATGGTTGATCATTACTACGCTAATATTATTGCTGCGTCTTTAGCTTTAGGTCTTTTACATGCTACGCGTGCGGTAGGACTTGTGTTTGGACCAATACTTTTAGGAAAATTTACAAACAACAGATATTTGACTTACATTTTTATAGCTCAAGGCATTGCTATATGGTTTTGGGCGTATATGATGGAAAACTTTTACTTGTCATTGCTTGCAAGCTTATTTGTAGGGTTTTTCTCGACAACACTATGGTCATACACATATACATTGCTTCAAAAAAATATAGATGAGAAGTATTATGGTAGAATTGTTGCTTATAATGATATGTTGTTTTTAACTACGGCAGCATTTACGTCATATATGACAGGTTTTTTAATAGAAAGCGGAATCACTTTAGAAGGTGTAGCTGTTATTATGGGAGTTGGTTTCATTTTAGGCGGTTTATACTTTAAATGGGTTGTAAAAACTCACAATATAAAAGAGATTAACTAG
- a CDS encoding ferredoxin-thioredoxin reductase catalytic domain-containing protein, translating into MSMIRIDMDSPEFKERMEKTIKFTDKVCESRGWVYNPQEEVNEGVQMGLARNKIMYNKLFCPCFMVEEVDGKPQSVDNRICPCKPAIEKEIPEEGKCHCGIFCTPEYAAEKRIELGMEEVVHTHSRGLTKEECEVLVKQPELDGDELTALIEARELGMVEFTLIDVREHMEWQMGHIKGADKLIPTSSFYQAIEEASLDKDAHNIVYCHVGSRSTHVAMIMKDMGYTQVGNLTHGIVSYGGEIER; encoded by the coding sequence ATGAGTATGATTAGAATTGATATGGACTCTCCTGAATTTAAGGAGAGAATGGAAAAAACTATAAAATTTACTGATAAAGTTTGTGAATCTCGCGGATGGGTATATAACCCGCAAGAGGAAGTAAACGAGGGTGTACAGATGGGTCTTGCAAGAAACAAGATTATGTACAACAAACTTTTTTGTCCATGTTTCATGGTAGAAGAAGTTGATGGAAAACCTCAAAGCGTTGACAATAGAATATGTCCATGTAAACCTGCAATTGAAAAAGAGATTCCTGAAGAGGGAAAATGTCACTGTGGAATTTTTTGTACGCCTGAATATGCTGCTGAAAAAAGAATTGAACTTGGTATGGAAGAAGTTGTACATACTCATTCACGTGGTCTTACAAAAGAGGAATGTGAAGTTCTAGTAAAACAACCGGAACTTGATGGTGATGAGTTAACTGCACTTATTGAGGCTAGAGAACTTGGAATGGTTGAATTTACACTTATAGATGTTCGTGAACACATGGAATGGCAAATGGGTCATATTAAGGGTGCAGACAAGCTTATTCCTACAAGTAGTTTTTATCAAGCGATTGAAGAAGCTAGTTTAGATAAAGATGCTCATAACATCGTTTATTGTCATGTTGGAAGTAGAAGTACACACGTAGCGATGATTATGAAAGATATGGGCTATACACAAGTTGGAAACTTAACTCACGGTATTGTTTCATACGGTGGAGAGATAGAGAGATAA
- a CDS encoding flagellar protein FlaG — MDGIANVARQQQSQVQTSDSQNARAQEARVQQVDLVKASQERATKVDSKEQVEDLVKKLNDALAPMKTDLSFGVDKNDIFYVAVNETKTNKMIRRFPAEQALEFLPKMKEVTGMLFDTKG; from the coding sequence ATGGATGGCATAGCAAACGTTGCAAGGCAGCAACAATCTCAAGTTCAAACAAGCGATTCTCAAAATGCAAGAGCACAAGAGGCTAGAGTTCAACAAGTGGATTTAGTAAAAGCTTCTCAAGAGAGAGCTACTAAAGTAGATTCTAAAGAGCAAGTTGAAGACTTAGTAAAAAAATTAAATGATGCTTTAGCACCTATGAAAACGGATCTAAGTTTCGGTGTAGATAAGAATGATATTTTTTACGTAGCTGTAAATGAGACTAAAACTAACAAAATGATTAGAAGATTTCCAGCTGAACAAGCTTTAGAATTTTTACCTAAGATGAAAGAAGTAACAGGTATGTTATTTGATACAAAAGGGTAA
- the rplI gene encoding 50S ribosomal protein L9, whose product MKVLLIKDVKSLGKAGEVKEVKPGYGQNFLIKKGFAKAATDEIIAQHKEEEAQKAQDLKDEIASLQDMAKKLDKLEIVITKKIGQNGHLFGAVTKDEIASALQEQHNIEIDKKHITDKIAIKSVGEHDVDLKLGHAIHATLHVDVQGEE is encoded by the coding sequence ATGAAAGTACTTTTAATAAAAGATGTAAAAAGCTTAGGAAAAGCAGGCGAAGTTAAAGAGGTAAAACCTGGTTATGGTCAAAACTTTTTAATAAAAAAAGGTTTTGCAAAAGCTGCAACAGATGAGATAATTGCACAACATAAAGAGGAAGAAGCACAAAAAGCACAAGATCTAAAAGATGAAATTGCTTCACTTCAAGATATGGCTAAAAAACTTGATAAACTTGAAATTGTCATAACTAAAAAAATTGGACAAAATGGACATCTGTTTGGTGCAGTTACAAAAGATGAAATAGCATCAGCACTGCAAGAGCAACACAATATAGAGATCGATAAAAAACACATAACTGACAAAATAGCTATAAAAAGTGTTGGTGAGCATGATGTTGATCTTAAACTAGGTCATGCTATTCATGCTACTCTTCACGTAGATGTACAAGGAGAAGAGTAG
- a CDS encoding argininosuccinate synthase, with protein sequence MKKEVKKVVLAYSGGLDTSIILKWLQEEYKAEVITFTADLGQGEEVEPARQKALDNGIKPENIFILDIQEEFVKDYVFPMFRANAIYEGEYLLGTSIARPLIAKKQIEIAKKMGADAVSHGATGKGNDQVRFELGYLGLNPDITVIAPWREWDLNSREKLLAYAREHGIEISQKHVDENGNPKVSPYSMDANLLHISYEGLHLENPMNEPEEDMWLWTNSPEKAPDQAEYITIGYKNGDPISINGEEMSPATLLRTLNEYGNKHGIGRIDIVENRYVGMKARGCYETPGGTIMLKAHRAIESICLDREEAHLKDEMMPRYAKLIYNGFWFSPEREMLQAAIDTTQKYVQGNVRLKLYKGNVEVVGRESDMSLYSEEHSTFEEDEVYNQKDAEGFIRLNALRRIIAGKKRG encoded by the coding sequence ATGAAAAAAGAGGTTAAAAAAGTAGTTCTAGCATATTCTGGGGGACTTGATACTAGTATAATTTTAAAATGGTTACAAGAAGAGTATAAAGCTGAAGTTATTACATTTACTGCAGATCTAGGTCAAGGTGAAGAGGTTGAACCAGCTCGTCAAAAAGCACTAGACAATGGTATAAAACCAGAAAACATTTTTATCCTTGACATTCAAGAAGAGTTCGTAAAAGATTACGTATTCCCAATGTTTAGAGCAAACGCCATCTATGAAGGTGAATATCTTTTAGGGACATCTATCGCAAGACCGTTAATCGCAAAAAAACAGATTGAAATCGCAAAAAAAATGGGTGCTGATGCAGTAAGCCATGGTGCTACTGGTAAAGGAAACGATCAGGTTAGATTTGAACTTGGATACCTTGGACTAAACCCTGATATAACTGTAATCGCTCCTTGGCGTGAATGGGATCTAAACTCTAGAGAAAAACTTTTAGCATACGCTAGAGAGCACGGAATTGAGATCTCTCAAAAACACGTAGACGAAAATGGGAACCCTAAAGTTAGCCCTTACTCTATGGACGCAAACTTACTTCACATCTCATATGAGGGTCTACACTTAGAAAACCCTATGAATGAGCCTGAAGAGGATATGTGGTTATGGACTAACTCACCTGAAAAAGCTCCGGATCAAGCTGAGTACATCACAATAGGTTATAAAAACGGTGACCCTATCTCTATCAACGGTGAAGAGATGTCACCTGCTACACTTTTAAGAACTCTAAATGAATATGGAAACAAACATGGTATCGGTAGAATAGATATTGTTGAAAACCGCTACGTTGGTATGAAAGCTCGTGGATGTTATGAAACTCCAGGTGGAACTATTATGTTAAAGGCTCATAGAGCTATTGAATCAATTTGTCTTGATCGTGAAGAAGCTCACTTAAAAGATGAGATGATGCCTCGTTATGCAAAACTAATCTACAACGGTTTTTGGTTTTCTCCTGAGCGTGAGATGCTTCAAGCTGCAATCGACACTACACAAAAATATGTTCAAGGTAACGTAAGACTAAAACTTTACAAAGGGAATGTTGAAGTAGTTGGACGTGAATCTGACATGTCACTATATTCTGAAGAGCACTCAACTTTTGAAGAGGATGAAGTATACAACCAAAAAGATGCTGAAGGATTTATCCGCCTAAATGCACTTAGAAGAATAATAGCCGGTAAAAAAAGAGGTTAA